Proteins from a single region of Enoplosus armatus isolate fEnoArm2 chromosome 6, fEnoArm2.hap1, whole genome shotgun sequence:
- the cimap1b gene encoding ciliary microtubule associated protein 1B, with the protein MPSTEAWVGTWRPHKTRGPIAALYGSPGPKYALPGLTGISKHDPTKYKAPMFSFGTRHDQASSDYSPGPRYLIPSNITRQGRDGTPAFSLHSRPKEPGLFQTPGPGKYSPEISGKSIFHSAPAYSLFGRAKESINNQTPGPASYSLPPVLGPKTVATSAAPTYSFCGRSKNGSFHEDLKKTPGPAAYKVVDPCIYRQKPPQYSMIGRNFTPGETTKKPGPGAHYPEQVTFTRTKAPSFSFGLRHSQYISPLIVDVTE; encoded by the exons ATGCCAAGCACTGAAGCCTGGGTTGGGACCTGGAGGCCCCACAAGACAAGAGGGCCCATAGCTGCCCTGTACGGTAGCCCAGGGCCCAAGTATGCACTGCCTGGACTCACAG GTATTTCTAAACACGACCCTACTAAATACAAAGCACCAATGTTCAGCTTTGGGACACGTCATGACCAGGCCAGTTCTGACTACTCCCCTGGACCAAGATACCTCATCCCCTCCAACATCACCAGACAGGGTCGAGACGGCACTCCTGCGTTTTCACTCCACAGCCGTCCAAAGGAGCCAGGATTGTTCCAGACCCCTGGACCAG GTAAATACTCTCCAGAGATTTCAGGAAAATCGATCTTCCACTCTGCTCCTGCTTATTCTCTATTTGGGAGGGCCAAAGAAAGCATCAATAACCAAACACCAG GTCCAGCCTCCTACAGTCTGCCTCCTGTGCTGGGGCCCAAAACTGTTGCCACATCTGCAGCTCCCACCTACTCATTCTGTGGCCGCAGCAAAAATGGAAGCTTCCATGAGGACCTGAAGAAG ACTCCTGGTCCTGCTGCCTACAAAGTTGTGGACCCTTGTATTTACAGGCAAAAACCTCCCCAGTACAGCATGATAGGCCGCAACTTCACACCTGGTGAAACCACAAAGAAACCAGGACCTGGAGCGCACTATCCTGAGCAG GTGACCTTCACAAGAACAAAAGCTCCAAGCTTCTCCTTTGGACTGCGTCACTCACAATATATCTCACCCCTCATTGTAGATGTGACTGAATGA
- the rabl2 gene encoding RAB, member of RAS oncogene family-like 2 translates to MAGDVGCIPELDQKKYDADEQVKIICLGDSAVGKSKLMERFLMDEYRPQQLSTYALTLYKHTATVGNKTVAVDFWDTAGQERFQSMHPSYYHKAHACIMVFDVQRKITYKNLANWYKELREYRPEIPCCVVANKIDADLKVTQRSFNFGKKQGLPFYFVSAADGTNVVKMFREMIKRAVDYKQNPSDFMDEVLQELENFDLEKKEDISEADEDGLKEESPELVS, encoded by the exons ATGGCTGGCGACGTTGGCTGCATCCCTGAACTGGACCAAAAGAAGTACGATGCAGACGAACAAGTGAAGATCATCTGTCTGGGAGACAGTGCAGTTGGTAAATCTAA gctGATGGAGAGGTTTCTCATGGACGAATA TCGTCCCCAGCAGTTGTCAACCTATGCTTTGACtctctacaaacacacagccactgtAGGAAACAAGACAGTAGCAGTCG ATTTCTGGGACACAGCCGGTCAGGAGAGATTTCAGAGCATGCATCCCTCATACTACCACAaagcacatgcatgcatcatg GTTTTTGATGTTCAAAGGAAGATCACATATAAGAATCTGGCCAACTGGTATAAGGAGCTGAGAGAGTACAGACCGGAGATACCCTGTTGTGTGGTTGCCAACAAAATCGATG CTGATTTGAAGGTGACGCAAAGGAGCTTTAACTTTGGGAAGAAGCAAGGACTCCCATTTTACTTTGTGTCAGCGGCTGATGGGACTAATGTAGTTAAG ATGTTCAGAGAGATGATCAAGAGAGCAGTGGACTACAAGCAAAACCCCAGCGACTTCATGGATGAAGTGTTGCAAGAATTAGAG AACTTTGACCTGGAGAAGAAGGAAGATATTTCAGAAGCAGATGAGGACGGATTGAAAGAAGAGAGTCCCGAGTTGGTCTCATAG
- the LOC139287155 gene encoding protein tyrosine phosphatase domain-containing protein 1, translating to MMPTLTSHIPVPQPSYTQARENLVRAIPPKLLCLLACGGIDCRYEGPECWKLNQQVIRGLFSSWVTDDIIAMARPSNHLIEKYNIIEQFRRLNIRSIINMQVHGEHAHCGPPLDPESGFTYSPQIFMDNDIYFYNFGMPDFGVSSLIGIFDGVKVLAFAVREGRVAVHCHAGLGRTGVLIACYLIYTLRISPSEAVHYVRVKRPRSIQTRAQINQVFDFARLLGTQLVQYPDLSLRHGAPFTLQHYLNRQALLLHGQEARTLRQTPKVVYLLCMRLSCLALGRPAPPEVHAELEKRSALRTLSTTVRETLVAKHYLPLLREGHKGSWVGSGSVSSWEEPLGFLERKREVLLDKRSYSDSDLSKITDLELSPYCTERNWCVQDLIQPDLKPVSPILATLSPGHQTTKKESHALNMPISGMRTSNNCAKRSKCTTKYKYSSNIELSRNPNNPGPTSVARAVAKAMADQGPPGETILQRSALLQEELNSSDCGWALLVTESDPHVLSCLLWTWLDKLREPVLSAEDVDRLSCGANSRMPLSVLKKPQKHTIYCLLSCVSTVTSLCPHREDSVLQRLMRTLTRRPQEEMGSLATLMKVLKASLRETFQNYRYLTRACSTNSTL from the exons ATGATGCCGACCTTGACCTCGCACATACCAGTACCTCAGCCTTCATACACCCAGGCCAGGGAGAACCTGGTGAGGGCCATCCCACCCAAGCTCCTCTGTCTGCTGGCCTGTGGGGGAATAGACTGCCGCTATGAAGGACCAGAATGCTGGAAGTTAAATCAACAGGTCATTCGAGGCCTTTTCTCCTCCTG GGTGACAGATGACATTATTGCCATGGCACGACCATCCAATCATCTCATTGAGAAGTACAACATCATAGAACAATTTCGAAG GTTGAACATCAGATCGATCATCAACATGCAGGTGCATGGAGAGCATGCTCACTGTGGACCGCCCCTGGACCCTGAAAGTGGCTTCACATACTCTCCACAGATCTTCATGGACAATGACA TTTACTTTTACAACTTTGGGATGCCAGATTTTGGTGTGTCATCTCTCATTGGTATATTTGATGGGGTGAAGGTCTTGGCCTTTGCAGTGAGGGAAGGAAGAGTGGCTGTGCACTGCCATGCAGGCCTGGGCAGGACAG GTGTCCTGATAGCATGTTACTTGATCTACACCCTGCGCATCAGCCCGAGTGAGGCCGTCCACTACGTGCGGGTTAAACGGCCTCGCTCTATCCAAACCCGGGCACAGATCAACCAGGTGTTTGACTTTGCTCGGCTGCTTGGTACACAGCTGGTCCAATACCCAGACCTCAGCTTGCGGCATGGAGCCCCTTTCACCCTGCAACACTACCTAAACCGACAGGCGCTACTGCTGCATGGTCAGGAGGCGCGCACCCTCAGGCAAACACCCAAG GTGGTCTACCTCCTGTGTATGCGTCTCTCCTGCTTAGCCCTCGGTCGCCCTGCTCCTCCAGAGGTCCATGCTGAGCTGGAGAAGAGGTCAGCACTGAGGACCCTGAGCACAACTGTGAGGGAGACCTTGGTGGCCAAACATTACTTGCCCTTACTGAGGGAGGGTCATAAGGGCTCGTGGGTGGGCTCAGGGTCAGTGTCCTCCTGGGAAGAGCCATTAGGATTcttggagaggaagagagaggtgCTGCTGGACAAACGCAGCTACAGCGACTCTGACCTCAGCAAGATCACA GATCTAGAGTTGAGTCCATACTGCACTGAGAGAAACTGGTGTGTACAGGATCTGATACAACCTGATCTGAAGCCAGTTAGTCCGATCCTTGCCACACTTTCACCAGGCCACCAGACCACCAAAAAGGAATCTCATGCACTCAACATGCCAATATCTGGCATGAGAACAAGCAACAACTGTGCTAAGAGGTCTAAGTGCACAACTAAATACAAATACAGCTCCAACATTGAG TTGAGCAGAAATCCAAATAATCCAGGCCCAACCTCAGTCGCCCGTGCTGTTGCTAAGGCGATGGCAGACCAAGGTCCTCCAGGAGAAACCATTCTGCAAAGATCGGCTCTGCTGCAG gaggagctgaacagtaGTGACTGTGGCTGGGCTCTGCTGGTCACCGAGTCCGATCCTCATGTTCTCAGTTGTCTGTTGTGGACCTGGCTGGACAAGTTAAGG GAGCCTGTTCTGAGTGCTGAGGATGTAGACAGGTTGAGTTGTGGAGCAAACAGCAGGATGCCTCTCAGTGTGCTCAAGAAG ccacagaaacacaccatcTATTGTCTACTGAGCTGTGTGAGTACGGTGACCAGCCTGTGTCCACACAGAGAGGACTCAGTGCTGCAACGACTGATGCGAACACTCACAAGG CGCCCCCAAGAGGAAATGGGAAGCCTTGCCACTCTAATGAAGGTCCTGAAGGCGAGTTTGAGAGAAACCTTCCAAAACTACAGATACCTCACGAGGGCCTGCAGCACCAATTCTACACTTTGA